AAAACAATTGGATTTACCGAGTCTGTACAGAAAGCAATTGTAAGTGATTGTTTACTTTTATTCCTTCTCTACATAAAGTATACATCAATAATACCATGTAAGAAACATCTACTATTGTCATTTTGCTAGGATGATATGGAAGGCATTATGAGTGAACCAGTACAAGATGGACAGGAaccaaagtcagcaaaagaaacTGTTTCTCAGGTTGTCAAATCAACTACTTTTCTTCGTGTTGCAGGTGTTTGTTCAGCCTCCAAGAGTACCTCTAGAGGTGCAATATCATCACAGGTACAAGTGTTTCACATACCAGTCATGTTCCCTTCTTTCTTTGGATCATTTGTACATGCAACATGTACTTTTTCTAAAGGGTTTGACATAGAGAACATCTTGTTTGACTGAGAGAATTAGTGGCTACGGCTGCTGCCACTACTTATTATGTTGTACTAAGTACTGTACATGGACAACGATAAGGGTATTAGGTGACGAATAAATGGTTCTAGGTTGCTGGTATCTACTCTCATACGTTACTATAGCATTACTGTACAATTGTACACACAACAAGAGCAGCTGAAAGTAGCTAGAATTAATGCTGACAGTATCTagaaaatttaaaactattttgaTAGCCCCTTTTTTTGCACAACTAGCAGATCATATTCCATTCTTGACTAGCAGCACAACTAGCTGAAAGTAGCTACAATTAATTATGTTCTTGTTCTTATTTCTCTATATGTGCATGTCTAGATATGAAGTAATAAGTTATGTTTATTTATAGGTCCACGATCTTCAGGTTGAGCTTGAGAATGAGAAGCAAGAAAAAGGAGAACTTCGACAAGAGTTGGATAATTTGAAGATGGAATCAGAAACTTCAAGGGTAAAACATTCTGAGGAAATAGAGGGTTTAAAGAAGACATCACAAGAAATGCATGGTCTCCTTCGCCAACTATTGAGCTTCAACCAGGGTCAACACAATCCAGGGTCATAAAGTTACTAAGCCACCAACAGTGAACTATTGTAGGATGTTTCTGTTCTGAAATTTGGTTTTTAGTTGAACTATGTCTAGTTTTATCAATAGTTGGTTGCTAGTTGTTTACATGTACAACTAAGTAGGTCCAAGTTTGTTGATTTTTGTTACTGGTAGCTCCAAGTTGTGTTGAACATTGTTGCTTCTTATAAGACGGATTGTGACCTATGAATTACAAATTGTGTTTCCTATCATTTTGGTCTTTTGATATGTAAATTTTGTGAAATAAGACATGCGAACATCTGTACATTTGAATGTGATTGTTCAAAAAATAGGCTACAGATTTTGCTAATATAAAATTGTATTAATAGAAAATTACAAATTAGATTTAATGAGGCCACAATTTTGGCGTAGCACTAGGACGAGCCATTTTATAAATTATGACAACGAAGTTCGTCATTGAAAAGCGACATGTCATATTGATAAACGTCATAAGCATTTGCCACATCAGCTCCACATCACTAGTACGCATGATTTTATGACAAAATTTGGTCCACATGGCAAGCCTCTAGCTGATTATTAGTGACGTTCTTGTTTGGCGTAATGACAATATGCAAATGTCATAAAATCTATGACGAAGTATAATTGTCACAATTTTAATGACAGAAAAACTTCAAATCGTCATAGAACATGTTTAGCCACGTCACATACATGACGAACCAAAAAACGTCACACATGCGTCATAGATTTCAATATATGACATATATTCACTTATCAATGACACAAGGTGAATGTCATAGAAGGTAAGGTGTGTTGTAgtgcgaaggcccccaacagtagcccctcgcaagatTAATTTGttggaataacgaattcagattgcgatatggacaaaggccctaagccaaaggtccgaaaaaacaccttccctttgctagaatagcaacagtcattgacagatggggccctccaacttggagcgcactgggcgtataaataagaacccaCTCCGAGCATATTTGATACGCTATCTGCCGCCTgctttgcttgctcaattttttagctcttgcctaccaacgcttgcctgatttcttagactttctaagcttcggttttaaggacacattttcaccatttccgaagaaaagatgtctgaagacaaaaaagttactgctgagacgaagctgagcgaggaggagaagctccttgaggagaaaactgctggatttatcgagtcaattgcaaaaacaaacacaaaaaagataactaaagagatattagaaggcttgtctgaagatactgatgatagcgacatctatgatgtggagagtggtggcgaagactctgaagatcgtccttggcgaccaagtcatgcagtcttggggaaatcaactatcaaacaaagtcatcttgataatatgagaggaaggtactttcgagatatgtctattgtgagggctgacgtagacagagccgttcctgctcctgaagaaaatgaagttgtaatctaccgaagtttcttcaaagctagacttcggttcccattaagcagatttgtggttgaagttttaaagatatatcagatttttcttcaccagattactcctgaagcaattatcagaatggggatcttcgtctaggctgtgagaagtcaaggtctggagccaagtgcaaaatgtttttgcagtatgcatgaactttcctatgagacaaaaccttggggtaaggaacaatatcataacaattttggtggctatagcttcgttgctcgtactggctcaagctacccagtgccaactttttggaagaggtggccgggggcctggatggaagagtggttttatgtaaaaaatgatttgaaggcgagagaagatattaaagagatcatcatgcgaccAATCTGGTCCCGGTTCGGCCTCCACAAAccaaaggtagagattgatgaggcagccgaagcatgccaaagggccttcagcacagtttgcgcTTTTATCGGGACgagagatttagttcaagaacatgtagcctacaggatatggccattgatagacagctgggaaatgccaaaagagaccatcaaCAACCCTAGCGAAGATGgtttagttcgattgaaatataccttcaggtttggagaccaatttatcgaaccatacgatgactggctaaagtgtgttgaaaatataGTGACGaattacttggagcatactccaagtctgaagataatgcactctctgcggccttcgggagccgaaaaaagaaaaggctaaatagagttttttatGCTATCGGATTCGTGTACCCTGATTATCGCTACCCGCcgtgggggcaaaaaagaaatggtgcaacttctgggaaggctgctgcttcggctgctccaagcgagcccgcaccgaagaggaaaaagttgaaggtccttactcaccgaccgcgctacattgaaccggccatagtgcctgaatttggcggtgaaacttcttcagctattgaagccaaaggacctgctcttgtgtagaggattgaagagccgacTGCAATGCCGAAGACTGACAAAATTGAAAAACCGAGAACCGAAGGGAtgaaaacattagaagttctaagcccttcggtaggagtggaggtgccgaagacacaaaaaggtctaacagcaacccccaagagaaaaaggatggcagtgtgttagatgtgctggagacaataaaagcttcaagctctactctagGAAAAATTTCCAAGGCTTCGAAAACATagattgaaaccgagacaaagctgaccgaagccgaagctatacTGAGCCAGGCtgacgccgaagctgggccttcagtgcccgccaaggagaaatcctcggaAACTGGAGAAAAGGTAGCGGAAGAAGAAGGTATATAACAtattttgcctgaaaaagctgccgctcctgctcccgaagcgtcTTCgtcagtccttgattatattattcgacacgcttcgggaaaaagattatctgaagaagatatttttgaagctaaacactatgcccgagaactgaaatacccgaaaggggccttagtgtttaatggcacagacgaagatgacttcttatattgcctcctagacaacaaagaattatctgtctgccgggagatggccagaagtatggggttcccgaagcttgaggctggcctctgcgccatgacgaaggacgatcttgcagatagccttgcatataacagtctgaaggtacaaaaattgtgtaTTTTGGaggtttatgaattttgaattattcttttgttcttatattaacccattcatttttttcatatagggtttaatacttagcaacgccttaagggcgcaaaagaatgccgaagacgagagttgcactattgctctcaacaaccttcgaaca
This portion of the Zea mays cultivar B73 chromosome 2, Zm-B73-REFERENCE-NAM-5.0, whole genome shotgun sequence genome encodes:
- the LOC103647253 gene encoding uncharacterized protein; its protein translation is MTDDQWKALVEMWSDAKHKEKCTKNQLNRENVRLHQRTGSRCYIAQAHVVDDMEGIMSEPVQDGQEPKSAKETVSQVVKSTTFLRVAGVCSASKSTSRGAISSQVHDLQVELENEKQEKGELRQELDNLKMESETSRVKHSEEIEGLKKTSQEMHGLLRQLLSFNQGQHNPGS